In one window of Flavobacterium ginsengisoli DNA:
- a CDS encoding helix-turn-helix domain-containing protein, whose product MSTTSKPKHIGRNISRIRELKGMKQEALAIAIGLSQQTVSNIEASETVDEDKLVEIAKALGVTKEVIENFSEESVFNFFNNFYDNSANNGAQGSGNTNNSCTFNPLDKVVELYERLVQAEKDKVEYLEKLLKGK is encoded by the coding sequence ATGAGCACGACATCAAAACCAAAACATATCGGCAGAAACATAAGCCGAATCAGAGAGCTTAAAGGTATGAAGCAGGAAGCGCTTGCAATTGCAATTGGTTTAAGCCAGCAAACTGTTTCTAACATTGAGGCAAGTGAAACTGTTGATGAAGATAAACTTGTTGAAATTGCAAAAGCTTTAGGCGTAACTAAAGAGGTGATTGAAAATTTTTCTGAAGAATCAGTTTTTAATTTCTTTAATAACTTTTATGACAATAGTGCAAATAACGGAGCACAAGGAAGTGGAAACACTAACAATTCTTGCACTTTCAATCCACTTGATAAAGTTGTAGAACTTTACGAACGTTTGGTTCAGGCTGAAAAAGACAAAGTAGAATATTTAGAAAAATTACTAAAAGGAAAATAA
- a CDS encoding DUF1572 domain-containing protein produces the protein MKSTTEIANRFREVILNGTWIANTNFKDQLENLDWKIAVSSIKNLNTIAVLAQHIHYYIKGLNEVFKGGTLDIKDKFSFDFPPIHSQEQWNVFLNRFWNDAEEFASLIEQMPDKKLDDVFVDAKYGTYKRNIEAMIEHSYYHLGQIVLIKKQITN, from the coding sequence ATGAAAAGTACAACCGAAATTGCCAATCGTTTTAGAGAAGTCATTTTAAACGGAACTTGGATTGCAAACACCAATTTTAAAGATCAGCTCGAGAATCTAGATTGGAAAATTGCGGTTAGTTCCATAAAGAACTTAAATACAATTGCAGTTCTGGCTCAGCATATTCATTATTACATTAAGGGACTTAATGAGGTTTTTAAAGGTGGAACTTTGGATATAAAAGACAAATTTAGTTTTGATTTTCCGCCAATTCATTCGCAAGAACAATGGAATGTTTTTTTAAATAGATTCTGGAATGATGCCGAAGAATTTGCTTCACTAATAGAACAAATGCCCGATAAAAAACTCGATGATGTTTTTGTAGATGCCAAATACGGAACTTATAAAAGAAATATCGAAGCTATGATTGAACATAGCTATTATCATTTAGGACAGATCGTCTTAATAAAAAAACAAATAACAAACTAA
- a CDS encoding YegJ family protein: MLAILEANETLDEFNKGLSNFNADSHSLKVKFSNSKGIEHMWIGEIKYIDGNYSGILNSDPEYITEYKAGDKIDIETSKISDWMYLINGKLYGGYTIRVLRDRMSEEERKVFDEESGMLID, translated from the coding sequence ATGCTTGCAATTTTGGAAGCAAATGAAACTCTAGATGAATTCAATAAAGGATTGTCTAATTTTAATGCCGATAGCCATTCTTTAAAAGTTAAGTTTTCTAATTCAAAAGGCATAGAACATATGTGGATTGGGGAAATTAAGTATATAGACGGAAATTATTCTGGAATTTTAAACAGTGATCCCGAATACATTACAGAATATAAAGCAGGCGACAAAATCGATATTGAAACTTCTAAAATTAGTGACTGGATGTATCTTATAAACGGCAAACTATATGGAGGCTACACCATTCGTGTTTTAAGAGACCGAATGAGTGAAGAAGAACGAAAAGTATTTGACGAAGAAAGCGGTATGCTGATAGATTAA
- a CDS encoding M949_RS01915 family surface polysaccharide biosynthesis protein → MKKITIFLLAIVLFSSCKSDKKEEITTSAPTEKSTEESFVLTVEKIDSTQFPKSIKYEGHIKNAVRWKDKSGDNIVITTETGYHINKKFVHETDGSDAELFAYHYIISGNQAKQTWRVYDFISDCPVDLVASFVKDTFQVTDLNNNGIVEVWLMYKTVCHGDVSPSEMKIIMYEGNTKYAMRGENKVQIGVADNGEKQFEGGEFKFDENFKKGQKVFKEFAQKLWNDNLIETWED, encoded by the coding sequence ATGAAAAAAATTACAATCTTTTTATTAGCTATCGTTCTTTTTTCAAGTTGTAAATCAGATAAAAAAGAGGAAATTACAACTTCTGCGCCAACTGAGAAATCAACAGAAGAATCTTTTGTTTTAACTGTTGAAAAAATCGATTCAACTCAATTTCCTAAATCAATAAAATATGAAGGTCATATTAAAAATGCGGTTCGTTGGAAAGATAAATCAGGAGATAATATTGTAATTACTACTGAAACAGGTTACCACATCAATAAAAAGTTTGTACACGAAACAGATGGTTCTGATGCCGAATTATTTGCCTACCATTATATCATTTCAGGAAATCAAGCTAAGCAAACTTGGCGAGTTTACGATTTCATTTCAGATTGTCCTGTCGATCTTGTTGCTTCGTTTGTTAAAGACACATTTCAAGTTACAGATTTAAACAACAACGGAATTGTTGAAGTCTGGCTTATGTATAAAACCGTTTGCCACGGAGATGTTAGTCCGTCTGAGATGAAAATTATTATGTACGAAGGAAACACAAAATATGCAATGCGCGGCGAGAATAAGGTTCAAATAGGAGTTGCAGATAATGGCGAAAAGCAATTTGAAGGTGGCGAATTCAAGTTTGATGAAAACTTTAAAAAAGGTCAAAAAGTCTTTAAGGAGTTTGCTCAGAAATTATGGAATGATAACTTAATCGAAACATGGGAAGATTAA